Proteins from a single region of Streptomyces glaucescens:
- a CDS encoding LPXTG cell wall anchor domain-containing protein, producing MTKKTRMRVARIAAGAVIAAGASLTAAGVAQAAGADDPICDIVVTPDCEEDPGDPGDPGDPGDPGDPGDPGDPGDPGDPGDPGDPGDPGDPGDPGDPGDPGDPGDPGDPGDPGDPGDPGDPGDPGDPGDPGDPGDPGDPGDEEPGNPVEPDEPSDPADPTSPGTGGGNNTDPDGGSGDSAQSAGSSALTDTGADAPASDPSAQGGGDELAETGATETTFLLIGAATMIAGGVGFRVLPRLVGGRGGAAA from the coding sequence ATGACCAAGAAGACGCGGATGCGTGTCGCGCGGATAGCGGCGGGCGCCGTGATCGCCGCCGGTGCCTCGCTGACTGCCGCGGGTGTCGCGCAGGCCGCCGGTGCGGACGACCCGATCTGCGACATCGTCGTCACGCCGGACTGCGAAGAGGACCCGGGCGACCCGGGTGACCCCGGTGACCCGGGCGACCCCGGTGACCCGGGCGACCCCGGTGACCCGGGCGACCCGGGTGACCCCGGCGATCCCGGTGACCCGGGTGACCCGGGCGATCCCGGTGACCCGGGTGACCCGGGTGACCCCGGTGACCCGGGCGACCCGGGTGACCCGGGCGACCCGGGTGACCCCGGCGATCCCGGTGACCCGGGCGACCCGGGCGATCCCGGTGACCCGGGCGACCCGGGTGACCCCGGTGACCCGGGCGACGAGGAGCCCGGCAACCCGGTCGAGCCGGACGAGCCCTCGGACCCTGCCGACCCGACGAGCCCGGGTACCGGTGGCGGCAACAACACCGACCCCGACGGTGGCTCCGGTGACTCCGCGCAGAGCGCGGGTTCCTCGGCCCTGACCGACACCGGTGCGGACGCCCCGGCCTCCGACCCCTCCGCCCAGGGCGGTGGCGACGAGCTGGCCGAGACCGGTGCCACCGAGACCACGTTCCTGCTGATCGGTGCCGCGACGATGATCGCCGGCGGTGTCGGCTTCCGCGTGCTGCCGCGTCTGGTCGGCGGCCGTGGCGGCGCGGCTGCCTGA
- the prfB gene encoding peptide chain release factor 2, with product MAVVDVSEELKSLSSTMESIEAVLDLDRMRADIAVLEEQAAAPSLWDNPEEAQKITSKLSHLQAEVRKAEALRSRIDDLAVLFEMAEEEDDPDTRAEAESELVAVKKALDEMEVRTLLSGEYDSREALVNIRAEAGGVDAADFAEKLQRMYLRWAEQRGYKTELIETSYAEEAGIKSTTFSVQAPYAYGTLSVEQGTHRLVRISPFDNQGRRQTSFAGVEVLPVVEQSDHVEIDESELRIDVYRSSGPGGQGVNTTDSAVRITHIPTGIVVSCQNERSQIQNKATAMNVLQAKLLERRRQEEQAKMDALKGDGGNSWGNQMRSYVLHPYQMVKDLRTEYEVGNPEAVFNGEIDGFLEAGIRWRKQQEK from the coding sequence GTGGCAGTCGTCGATGTATCCGAAGAGCTCAAGTCCCTCTCCTCGACCATGGAGTCGATCGAGGCCGTTCTGGACCTCGACAGGATGAGGGCAGACATCGCCGTGCTCGAGGAGCAGGCGGCCGCGCCGTCCCTGTGGGACAACCCGGAAGAGGCGCAGAAGATTACCAGCAAGCTCTCCCACCTCCAGGCGGAGGTGAGGAAAGCCGAGGCGCTGCGCTCGCGGATCGACGATCTCGCCGTGCTCTTCGAGATGGCCGAGGAGGAGGACGACCCGGACACCCGTGCCGAGGCCGAGTCCGAGCTGGTCGCCGTCAAGAAGGCGCTGGACGAGATGGAGGTGCGGACCCTCCTCTCCGGCGAGTACGACTCCCGTGAGGCGCTGGTCAACATCCGCGCCGAGGCCGGTGGCGTCGACGCCGCCGACTTCGCCGAGAAGCTTCAGCGCATGTACCTGCGCTGGGCCGAGCAGCGCGGCTACAAGACCGAGCTGATCGAGACGTCGTACGCGGAGGAGGCCGGCATCAAGTCGACCACCTTCTCCGTGCAGGCGCCCTACGCCTACGGCACCCTCTCCGTCGAGCAGGGCACCCACCGCCTGGTGCGCATCTCGCCCTTCGACAACCAGGGCCGCCGCCAGACCTCGTTCGCGGGCGTCGAGGTGCTGCCCGTCGTCGAGCAGTCCGACCACGTCGAGATCGACGAGTCCGAGCTGCGCATCGATGTCTACCGGTCCTCCGGGCCCGGCGGTCAGGGCGTGAACACCACCGACTCCGCGGTGCGCATCACGCACATCCCGACCGGCATCGTCGTCTCCTGCCAGAACGAGCGCTCGCAGATCCAGAACAAGGCCACCGCCATGAACGTGCTCCAGGCGAAGCTGCTGGAGCGGCGCCGCCAGGAGGAGCAGGCCAAGATGGACGCCCTCAAGGGCGACGGCGGCAACTCCTGGGGCAACCAGATGCGTTCGTACGTCCTGCACCCGTACCAGATGGTCAAGGACCTGCGCACGGAGTACGAGGTCGGCAACCCCGAGGCCGTGTTCAACGGCGAGATCGACGGGTTCCTCGAGGCCGGGATTCGCTGGCGCAAGCAGCAGGAGAAGTAA
- a CDS encoding serine/threonine-protein kinase, whose product MARKIGSRYTANQILGRGSAGTVWLGEGPEGPVAIKLLREDLASDQELVGRFVQERTALLGLEHPNVVSVRDLVVDGNDLALVMDLVRGTDLRTRLERERRLAPEAAVAIVADVADGLAAAHAAGVVHRDVKPENILLDMQSPLGPGGSHRALLTDFGVAKLIDTPQRTRATKVIGTPDYLAPEIVEGLPPRASVDIYALATVLYELLAGFTPFGGGHPGAVLRRHVTETVVPLPGIPEELWQLVVQCLAKAPASRLRASELAARLREQLPTLAGMPPLDVDEPDVDAAEPADEDPQPDRGEPALPPRRRRGAVSLVPGARPDSNRDTHTSMRVPAPDELAGGAHGTARAPRAAGAPRPGSARNRAAARRRRLALGAAAVAVAAAVGAGTWLATSGDEPGGAPQDMRNSAPETP is encoded by the coding sequence TTGGCACGGAAGATCGGCAGCAGGTACACCGCGAACCAGATCCTGGGCCGGGGCAGCGCCGGCACGGTGTGGCTGGGCGAGGGACCGGAAGGGCCCGTCGCCATCAAGCTGCTGCGCGAGGACCTGGCGTCCGACCAGGAGCTCGTCGGACGCTTCGTCCAGGAGCGCACGGCCCTGCTCGGCCTGGAGCACCCGAACGTCGTCTCCGTCCGCGACCTCGTCGTCGACGGCAACGACCTCGCCCTCGTCATGGACCTGGTGCGCGGCACCGACCTGCGCACCCGGCTGGAGCGGGAGCGGCGGCTCGCCCCCGAGGCGGCCGTCGCGATCGTCGCCGACGTCGCCGACGGGCTCGCCGCCGCCCACGCGGCGGGCGTCGTCCACCGGGACGTCAAGCCCGAGAACATCCTGCTGGACATGCAGAGCCCGCTCGGCCCGGGCGGCTCCCACCGGGCCCTGCTCACCGACTTCGGGGTCGCCAAGCTCATCGACACCCCGCAGCGCACCCGGGCCACCAAGGTCATCGGCACCCCCGACTACCTCGCCCCGGAGATCGTCGAGGGCCTGCCCCCGCGCGCCTCCGTCGACATCTACGCCCTCGCGACCGTCCTCTACGAGCTGCTGGCCGGCTTCACCCCCTTCGGCGGCGGCCACCCCGGCGCGGTGCTGCGCCGCCACGTCACCGAGACCGTCGTCCCGCTGCCCGGCATCCCCGAGGAGCTGTGGCAGCTCGTCGTGCAGTGCCTCGCGAAGGCCCCCGCCTCCCGGCTGCGCGCCTCCGAGCTGGCCGCGCGGCTGCGCGAGCAGCTGCCCACCCTCGCCGGGATGCCGCCGCTGGACGTGGACGAACCGGACGTCGACGCGGCCGAGCCCGCCGACGAGGACCCGCAGCCGGACCGGGGCGAGCCCGCCCTCCCGCCGCGCCGGCGCCGGGGCGCCGTCTCCCTGGTCCCCGGCGCCCGGCCCGACTCCAACCGGGACACCCACACCTCGATGCGCGTCCCCGCCCCCGACGAGCTGGCCGGCGGCGCCCACGGCACGGCCCGCGCCCCGCGCGCGGCCGGCGCCCCCCGGCCCGGCTCGGCCCGCAACCGCGCCGCCGCCCGCAGGCGCCGGCTCGCCCTCGGCGCCGCCGCGGTGGCCGTCGCGGCGGCCGTCGGCGCCGGCACCTGGCTGGCGACGTCGGGCGACGAGCCGGGCGGCGCCCCCCAGGACATGAGGAACTCGGCCCCGGAGACGCCCTGA
- a CDS encoding serine/threonine-protein kinase, producing the protein MRPVGSKYLLEEPLGRGATGTVWRARQRETAGAEAAVPGQPGETVAIKVLKEELANDADVVMRFLRERSVLLRLAHPNIVRVRDLVVEGDLLALVMDLVDGPDLHRYLRENGPLTPVAASLLTAQIADALAASHADGVVHRDLKPANVLLKQDDGRMHPMLTDFGIARLADSPGLTRTHEFVGTPAYVAPESAEGRPQTSAVDIYGAGILLYELVTGRPPFSGGSALEVLHQHLSAEPRRPSTVPEPLWTVIERCLRKNPDERPSAENLARALRVVADGIGVHANSAQIAAAEGVGALLAPDPAPAAVPGTPGAADPTQVLPQGSAPGAYDPDGATSVLPHTAGPAGAADPTAVLPNTGAADPTAVMPPVPPHRPDGPGQDGQQGEHPWQNQLRAARDRNEQTQIQYLDPDQDPLRRRPQRQVARPQQQPQRPQPRPQQGPPPGYGYPQQHQQHQQQQHQPPQRYVTPQPQQPQPQRYAPPAPPQPQRPQREPREPRRRSANPMRIPGLGCLKGCLVTIVILFVAGWLIWELSPLQEWIGTGKGYWEQLTDWFGTVTGWISDLGGSDGGGSGGSTQ; encoded by the coding sequence GTGCGGCCAGTCGGCAGCAAGTACCTGCTCGAGGAGCCGCTCGGGCGCGGCGCCACGGGCACCGTCTGGCGAGCCCGCCAGCGGGAGACCGCGGGCGCCGAGGCGGCCGTGCCCGGACAGCCCGGTGAGACCGTCGCCATCAAGGTCCTCAAGGAGGAGCTGGCGAACGACGCCGATGTCGTGATGCGGTTCCTGCGCGAGCGCTCCGTGCTGCTCCGGCTGGCCCACCCGAACATCGTGCGGGTGCGCGACCTGGTGGTCGAGGGCGATCTGCTCGCCCTGGTCATGGACCTGGTCGACGGCCCGGACCTGCACCGCTACCTGCGCGAGAACGGCCCCCTCACGCCGGTCGCCGCGTCCCTGCTCACCGCGCAGATCGCCGACGCGCTCGCCGCCAGCCACGCCGACGGCGTGGTCCACCGCGACCTGAAGCCGGCGAACGTGCTGCTCAAGCAGGACGACGGCCGGATGCACCCGATGCTGACCGACTTCGGCATCGCCCGGCTCGCCGACTCGCCCGGCCTCACCCGCACCCACGAGTTCGTCGGCACGCCCGCGTACGTGGCCCCGGAGTCCGCGGAGGGCCGCCCGCAGACCTCGGCGGTCGACATCTACGGCGCCGGCATCCTGCTGTACGAGCTGGTCACCGGGCGTCCCCCGTTCTCCGGCGGCTCCGCCCTGGAGGTGCTGCACCAGCACCTGAGCGCCGAGCCGCGCCGCCCCTCCACCGTCCCGGAACCGCTGTGGACGGTCATCGAGCGCTGCCTGCGCAAGAACCCCGACGAGCGCCCGAGCGCCGAGAACCTGGCCCGGGCCCTGCGCGTCGTCGCCGACGGCATCGGTGTGCACGCGAACTCCGCGCAGATCGCCGCCGCCGAGGGCGTCGGCGCGCTCCTCGCCCCCGACCCGGCGCCCGCCGCGGTCCCCGGCACGCCGGGCGCGGCCGACCCGACCCAGGTGCTCCCGCAGGGCTCCGCGCCGGGCGCGTACGACCCGGACGGCGCCACCAGCGTGCTCCCGCACACCGCGGGCCCGGCCGGCGCGGCCGACCCCACCGCCGTCCTGCCGAACACCGGCGCCGCCGACCCGACGGCCGTCATGCCGCCAGTGCCCCCGCACCGGCCGGACGGGCCCGGCCAGGACGGACAGCAGGGCGAGCACCCCTGGCAGAACCAGCTCCGGGCGGCCCGGGACCGCAACGAGCAGACGCAGATCCAGTACCTGGACCCCGACCAGGACCCGCTGCGCCGCCGCCCCCAGCGGCAGGTCGCCCGGCCGCAGCAGCAGCCGCAGCGCCCCCAGCCCCGCCCGCAGCAGGGCCCGCCCCCCGGGTACGGCTATCCGCAGCAGCACCAGCAGCACCAGCAGCAGCAGCACCAGCCTCCGCAGCGCTACGTCACCCCGCAGCCCCAGCAGCCGCAGCCGCAGCGGTACGCGCCGCCCGCCCCGCCGCAGCCGCAGCGGCCCCAGCGCGAGCCCCGGGAGCCGCGCCGCCGCAGCGCCAACCCGATGCGCATCCCGGGCCTGGGGTGCCTCAAGGGCTGCCTGGTCACGATCGTCATCCTCTTCGTGGCCGGCTGGCTGATCTGGGAGCTGAGCCCGCTCCAGGAGTGGATCGGCACCGGAAAGGGCTACTGGGAGCAGCTCACCGACTGGTTCGGCACGGTGACCGGCTGGATCAGCGATCTCGGCGGCTCCGACGGCGGCGGGTCCGGGGGATCCACCCAGTAG
- a CDS encoding FHA domain-containing protein, translated as MQIRLTVVDPLGPPPVEAGGRAASRDVLVTAPAGTALSAVAAALASAVTGDPAQAGPVVLYAGAERLDERRCTLGEPPLLDGAVLSLGAPADPEPHPEVDDAPARLDVVAGPDAGGVHLLHGGRIDIGRSADADVPLDDPDVSRLHCAVTLDPDGRVTVADLGSTNGTTVGGTRVGSRPVRLPPGALLRLGESALRLAPAGGPGARRGTAPDGEGYVRVAPASPSAGLPDTPESHARADGPAAPARRDGGEAPSAARDHAPVAPAVRPPAVPGQAGAPSPERGKDPARQGRSSPTPPGARPLPPARPPADGGTHAGRRGPAGPDAASTAHLGRRRGGLGAWARRLAGGRGEQPAPAGPETYDGEAAVTARPGPTAGPPVPETWPDPAAVLLTALGPGPRLWERGPGHPEALTVRLGTADRPAPDGSGLLPAVPVTADLREAGALGLAGPRPRLAGVARAVLAQLAALHSPAALEIVLISADRSRPVAERTAEWAWLGWLPQVRPGHGQDCRLLLAYDHEQAAARTGELLRRLDDHLADRADGAGPASPDGTGDAPRGGGARGGAPHERPAAAGPDPAPHASPGHRATGDAAGSASAFAPADGGSPAAAGHPAAAAAAAAAAAPVTAAVPPAPAGPRPTGAGPAADTRRDGARPGSHPHSSPHPGAHGTPGATATVLGTAYGLAPAAAATAPGSPGAPAPSPALPDGGAEGRFPGPYTVVVVDGDPGGAGLREAVARLAAEGPRAGIHVVCLAETAPASPVSPVTETYEAACAVAPAFRACGAVALLSGDVATALRLLRVARAEGTVAPGPVGHGTMATVDAVSPAWAERFARALAPLRPDGSGGERQGRVSAPLPRSARLLDELGLARATPASLMARWADAADDTQALGGRAWAVLGAGPRGPVCTDLVADGPHLLVEGPAGSGRTELLRAVVASLAAAERPDRLGIVLVDGRDSVGTGPAHGDGLRVCTDVPHVTTHLTANDPVRMREFAQSLSAELKRRAELLGRSDFAEWHTGRELAGRMVAQRSAPGRQPGQVPGRTPGPGGGSGAADLDGPPSSTLRLRPGGGRRQAEAAPPLPRLVVVVDDLDALVSPALGSPGRPAAGSVVRALEAVARDGERLGVHLVAAAGPGGRTAESEAARRARLRIVLDAPGPDEPSPGRGRLTGPDGRVTPFQGGRVTGRIPRTATLRPTVVPLDWQRMGDPPARRPVRELGNGPTDLALLASALERAAREVSAAQVPSLL; from the coding sequence ATGCAGATCCGGCTGACCGTCGTAGACCCGCTGGGCCCGCCCCCGGTCGAGGCGGGCGGCCGTGCCGCGAGCCGCGACGTGCTGGTGACCGCGCCCGCCGGAACGGCCCTTTCGGCGGTCGCCGCCGCGCTGGCCTCGGCCGTCACCGGCGACCCGGCCCAGGCGGGACCGGTGGTGCTGTACGCCGGTGCGGAGCGCCTGGACGAGCGCCGCTGCACCCTCGGCGAGCCCCCGCTGCTGGACGGCGCCGTGCTCTCCCTCGGTGCCCCCGCCGACCCCGAGCCGCACCCCGAGGTCGACGACGCCCCGGCCCGCCTCGACGTGGTCGCCGGTCCCGACGCGGGCGGGGTCCACCTGCTGCACGGCGGCCGGATCGACATCGGCCGCTCCGCCGACGCCGACGTCCCGCTCGACGACCCGGACGTGTCCCGGCTGCACTGCGCGGTGACCCTCGACCCCGACGGCCGCGTCACGGTCGCCGACCTCGGCTCCACCAACGGCACCACCGTCGGCGGCACCCGCGTGGGCTCGCGCCCGGTGCGGCTGCCGCCGGGCGCGCTGCTGCGGCTCGGCGAGTCCGCGCTGCGCCTCGCCCCGGCCGGGGGGCCGGGAGCCCGGCGGGGCACGGCGCCGGACGGCGAGGGGTACGTCCGGGTGGCCCCGGCGTCCCCCTCCGCCGGCCTCCCGGACACCCCGGAGAGCCACGCGCGCGCGGACGGTCCCGCCGCGCCGGCACGGCGGGACGGCGGGGAGGCCCCGTCGGCCGCCCGGGACCACGCGCCCGTGGCGCCGGCCGTGCGCCCGCCGGCCGTACCGGGACAGGCCGGCGCGCCCTCGCCGGAGCGGGGCAAGGACCCGGCGCGGCAAGGGCGTTCCTCGCCCACTCCGCCCGGTGCCCGCCCGCTGCCGCCCGCCCGGCCGCCGGCCGACGGCGGGACCCACGCCGGGCGCCGCGGCCCGGCCGGCCCCGACGCCGCGTCCACCGCGCATCTCGGGCGCAGGCGCGGCGGCCTCGGCGCCTGGGCGCGCCGCCTGGCCGGCGGACGCGGCGAGCAGCCGGCGCCGGCCGGGCCCGAGACGTACGACGGCGAGGCCGCCGTCACCGCGCGGCCGGGGCCCACGGCCGGCCCGCCCGTGCCCGAGACCTGGCCGGACCCGGCGGCCGTGCTGCTGACCGCGCTCGGCCCCGGTCCCCGGCTGTGGGAGCGCGGGCCGGGCCACCCGGAGGCGCTGACGGTGCGGCTCGGCACCGCCGACCGGCCGGCGCCCGACGGCTCCGGCCTGCTGCCCGCCGTGCCGGTGACCGCGGATCTGCGCGAGGCGGGCGCGCTGGGCCTGGCCGGGCCGCGCCCGCGGCTCGCCGGTGTGGCCCGCGCGGTGCTGGCGCAGCTCGCCGCGCTGCACTCCCCCGCGGCCCTGGAGATCGTGCTCATCAGCGCCGACCGCTCCCGTCCGGTGGCGGAGCGCACCGCCGAGTGGGCGTGGCTGGGCTGGCTGCCGCAGGTCCGGCCCGGCCACGGCCAGGACTGCCGCCTCCTGCTCGCCTACGACCACGAGCAGGCGGCCGCCCGCACCGGCGAGCTCCTGCGCCGCCTGGACGACCACCTGGCGGACCGCGCGGACGGCGCCGGGCCGGCGTCCCCGGACGGGACGGGTGACGCTCCGCGGGGCGGTGGAGCCCGGGGCGGCGCGCCGCACGAGCGGCCGGCCGCGGCCGGGCCGGACCCCGCGCCGCACGCCTCGCCCGGCCACCGCGCCACGGGCGACGCCGCCGGTTCCGCATCCGCGTTCGCACCCGCCGACGGCGGTTCTCCGGCCGCGGCCGGGCACCCCGCGGCAGCCGCCGCGGCAGCCGCCGCGGCGGCCCCCGTGACGGCGGCCGTCCCGCCCGCCCCGGCCGGTCCGCGCCCCACCGGCGCGGGCCCGGCGGCGGACACGCGGCGGGACGGGGCCCGTCCCGGCTCCCACCCGCACTCCTCCCCTCACCCGGGGGCGCACGGCACTCCGGGTGCCACCGCCACGGTCCTCGGCACGGCGTACGGCCTGGCCCCGGCCGCCGCGGCGACGGCACCGGGCTCCCCGGGCGCCCCCGCCCCGTCCCCGGCGTTGCCGGACGGCGGTGCCGAGGGCCGCTTCCCGGGGCCGTACACGGTCGTGGTCGTGGACGGCGACCCCGGCGGTGCCGGGCTGCGGGAGGCGGTGGCACGGCTGGCGGCGGAGGGGCCGCGCGCGGGGATCCACGTGGTGTGCCTGGCCGAGACGGCGCCCGCGTCACCGGTCTCGCCGGTGACGGAGACGTACGAGGCGGCCTGCGCGGTGGCGCCCGCGTTCCGCGCGTGCGGGGCGGTGGCGCTGCTCAGCGGGGACGTCGCGACGGCGCTGCGGCTGCTGCGGGTGGCCCGGGCGGAGGGCACGGTCGCGCCCGGTCCGGTCGGCCACGGCACGATGGCGACCGTCGACGCCGTCTCCCCCGCCTGGGCCGAGCGGTTCGCCCGGGCGCTGGCGCCGCTGCGGCCCGACGGCTCCGGCGGTGAGCGGCAGGGCCGGGTGTCCGCGCCGCTGCCCCGGTCGGCCCGGCTGCTGGACGAGCTGGGGCTGGCCCGGGCCACCCCGGCGTCGCTGATGGCCCGCTGGGCGGACGCGGCCGACGACACCCAGGCGCTCGGCGGACGTGCCTGGGCGGTGCTCGGGGCGGGCCCGCGCGGACCGGTCTGCACGGACCTGGTGGCGGACGGCCCGCATCTGCTGGTCGAGGGCCCCGCGGGCAGCGGCCGTACGGAGCTGCTGCGCGCGGTGGTGGCCTCGCTGGCCGCCGCGGAGCGTCCCGACCGGCTGGGGATCGTGCTGGTGGACGGCCGGGACAGCGTGGGTACGGGACCGGCGCACGGCGACGGTCTGCGCGTCTGCACGGACGTACCGCACGTCACCACCCACCTCACCGCCAACGACCCGGTGCGCATGCGGGAGTTCGCCCAGTCGCTGAGCGCCGAGCTGAAGCGGCGGGCGGAACTGCTGGGCCGCTCGGACTTCGCGGAGTGGCACACCGGGCGGGAGCTGGCGGGACGCATGGTCGCGCAGCGCTCCGCTCCGGGGCGGCAGCCGGGGCAGGTCCCCGGCCGGACGCCGGGGCCGGGCGGTGGTTCCGGTGCCGCGGACCTGGACGGGCCGCCGAGTTCGACGCTGCGGCTGCGGCCGGGCGGGGGGCGCCGGCAGGCGGAGGCGGCGCCGCCGCTGCCACGGCTGGTGGTGGTCGTGGACGATCTCGACGCGCTGGTGTCGCCGGCGCTGGGCTCCCCGGGGCGGCCCGCGGCCGGGTCGGTCGTGCGGGCGCTGGAGGCGGTGGCCCGGGACGGCGAGCGGCTGGGCGTGCACCTGGTCGCGGCGGCCGGGCCGGGTGGCCGTACGGCCGAGTCGGAGGCGGCGCGGCGGGCCCGGCTGCGGATCGTGCTGGACGCGCCGGGGCCGGACGAGCCGTCGCCGGGACGCGGCCGGCTGACCGGGCCGGACGGGCGGGTGACCCCGTTCCAGGGCGGCCGGGTCACGGGCCGCATCCCGCGCACCGCGACCCTGAGGCCCACCGTCGTGCCGCTGGACTGGCAGCGCATGGGCGACCCGCCGGCCCGCCGCCCGGTGCGCGAGCTGGGCAACGGCCCGACCGACCTGGCACTCCTGGCCAGCGCGCTGGAGCGGGCGGCACGGGAGGTGTCGGCGGCCCAGGTGCCGTCCCTGCTGTGA
- a CDS encoding ABC transporter substrate-binding protein has product MHIRSSSRTTTRRAARSAAALLAGALTLSLAACGGDDDKDSPTEGASGDAETTATVKLPRLDGESLEVAAVWTGPEQANFKKVLAEFEKRTGAKVTFVPAQDPIINFLGSKIAGGQPPDVAMLPQPGAIRQAVEKGWAKPLGAEAQAELKKNFSQGWQDIGAVDGKPYGVYYKAANKSLIWYNAQVFENAGAEEPKTWEDLLTTAQTVYDSGVTPFSVGGADGWTLTDWFENVYLSQAGPEKYDQLAKHEIKWTDPSVKEALTTLAQIWGKQDYLAGGASGALQTEFPASVTQTFTGGDQPKAGMVYEGDFVQVNIAETDAKVGTDAKVFPFPAVGDSAPVVSGGDAAVILEDSKAAQALATFLASPDAATVQAGLGGYLSPNKNVDPKAYPNAVQQEMAKALIAAGDDFRFDMSDQAPQAFGGTPGKGEWKALQDFLKNPKDIAGTQRRLEADAAAAYGN; this is encoded by the coding sequence ATGCACATCAGGAGCAGCAGCCGGACGACGACACGGAGGGCGGCGCGGTCCGCCGCAGCCCTTCTCGCGGGAGCGCTCACGCTCTCGCTCGCCGCCTGCGGAGGCGACGACGACAAGGACAGCCCGACGGAAGGCGCGAGCGGCGACGCCGAGACCACCGCCACGGTGAAGCTTCCCCGGCTGGACGGCGAGTCCCTGGAGGTCGCCGCCGTCTGGACCGGGCCGGAGCAGGCCAACTTCAAGAAGGTGCTCGCGGAGTTCGAGAAGCGCACCGGCGCGAAGGTCACCTTCGTCCCGGCGCAGGACCCGATCATCAACTTCCTCGGCTCGAAGATCGCGGGCGGTCAGCCGCCGGACGTCGCGATGCTCCCGCAGCCGGGCGCGATCAGGCAGGCCGTGGAGAAGGGCTGGGCGAAGCCGCTGGGCGCCGAGGCGCAGGCCGAGCTGAAGAAGAACTTCTCGCAGGGCTGGCAGGACATCGGCGCGGTCGACGGCAAGCCGTACGGCGTCTACTACAAGGCCGCCAACAAGTCCCTGATCTGGTACAACGCGCAGGTCTTCGAGAACGCGGGCGCCGAGGAGCCGAAGACCTGGGAGGACCTGCTCACCACCGCGCAGACGGTCTACGACTCCGGGGTGACGCCGTTCTCCGTCGGCGGCGCGGACGGCTGGACGCTCACCGACTGGTTCGAGAACGTGTACCTCTCCCAGGCCGGCCCGGAGAAGTACGACCAGCTGGCCAAGCACGAGATCAAGTGGACGGACCCCTCCGTGAAGGAGGCGCTGACCACGCTGGCGCAGATCTGGGGCAAGCAGGACTACCTGGCGGGCGGTGCGAGCGGCGCGCTGCAGACCGAGTTCCCGGCCTCCGTCACGCAGACCTTCACCGGCGGCGACCAGCCGAAGGCGGGCATGGTCTACGAGGGCGACTTCGTGCAGGTGAACATCGCGGAGACCGACGCGAAGGTGGGCACGGACGCGAAGGTGTTCCCGTTCCCGGCGGTCGGCGACTCGGCGCCCGTGGTCTCCGGCGGCGACGCGGCGGTGATCCTGGAGGACTCCAAGGCGGCGCAGGCCCTGGCCACCTTCCTGGCGTCCCCGGACGCGGCGACGGTCCAGGCGGGGCTCGGCGGCTACCTCTCGCCGAACAAGAACGTGGACCCGAAGGCGTATCCGAACGCGGTGCAGCAGGAGATGGCGAAGGCACTGATCGCGGCCGGCGACGACTTCCGCTTCGACATGTCCGACCAGGCCCCGCAGGCCTTCGGCGGCACGCCCGGCAAGGGTGAGTGGAAGGCGTTGCAGGACTTCCTGAAGAACCCGAAGGACATCGCGGGCACCCAGCGCAGGCTGGAGGCCGACGCGGCCGCGGCGTACGGGAACTGA